In Hippoglossus stenolepis isolate QCI-W04-F060 chromosome 21, HSTE1.2, whole genome shotgun sequence, one DNA window encodes the following:
- the cdk5r1b gene encoding cyclin-dependent kinase 5 activator 1b isoform X2, whose product MGTVLSLSPSYRKAALFEDGSATVGHYTAVQNSKNAKDKNMKRHSLINVLPWKRIVAVSAKKKGSKKVQPNGPYQNNVTQLNNENLKKSQSCANLSTFTQDQTTPAVTKNSNNIVSSVKKAPLTNSNVVPGTPKRVIVQASTSELLRCLGEFLCRRCYRLKHLSPTDPVLWLRSVDRSLLLQGWQDQGFITPANVVFVYMLCRDVVSSEVATEHELQAVLLTCLYLSYSYMGNEISYPLKPFLVESSKETFWDRCLSIINLMSAKMLQINSDPHYFTQVFADLKNESQKEEERSRLLIGLDR is encoded by the coding sequence ATGGGAACCGTGCTGTCTTTGTCACCCAGCTACCGAAAGGCGGCTCTCTTCGAGGATGGGTCGGCCACCGTGGGTCACTACACGGCGGTCCAGAACAGCAAGAATGCCAAAGACAAGAACATGAAGCGCCACTCGCTCATCAACGTGCTCCCCTGGAAGCGGATTGTAGCAGTGTCGGCCAAGAAGAAAGGCTCCAAGAAGGTGCAGCCCAACGGCCCCTACCAGAACAATGTCACCCAACTGAACAATGAGAACCTGAAGAAGTCGCAGTCCTGTGCAAACCTGTCCACCTTCACCCAGGATCAGACCACTCCGGCAGTCACCAAGAACTCCAACAACATAGTATCGTCCGTGAAGAAGGCCCCTCTGACCAATTCCAATGTGGTCCCCGGGACCCCGAAGAGGGTGATCGTCCAGGCCTCCACCAGCGAGCTGCTGCGCTGCCTTGGGGAGTTTCTGTGCCGGCGTTGTTACCGGCTGAAGCACCTGTCCCCCACCGACCCGGTGCTGTGGCTGCGCAGCGTGGACCGCTCCCTGCTGCTCCAGGGCTGGCAGGACCAGGGATTCATCACCCCTGCCAACGTGGTCTTCGTCTACATGCTGTGCCGCGACGTGGTCTCCTCCGAGGTGGCCACGGAGCACGAGCTGCAGGCCGTGCTGCTCACCTGCCTCTACCTGTCGTACTCCTACATGGGCAACGAGATCTCCTACCCGCTCAAGCCCTTCCTGGTGGAGAGCTCCAAGGAAACCTTCTGGGACCGCTGCCTCTCCATCATCAACCTGATGAGCGCCAAGATGCTCCAGATCAACTCTGACCCGCACTACTTCACTCAGGTGTTCGCTGACCTGAAGAACGAGAgccagaaagaggaggagaggagccgcCTGCTCATCGGCCTGGACCGGTGA
- the cdk5r1b gene encoding cyclin-dependent kinase 5 activator 1b isoform X1: MGTVLSLSPSYRKAALFEDGSATVGHYTAVQNSKNAKDKNMKRHSLINVLPWKRIVAVSAKKKGSKKVQPNGPYQNNVTQLNNENLKKSQSCANLSTFTQDQTTPAVTKNSNNIVSSVKKAPLTNSNVVPGTPKRVIVQASTSELLRCLGEFLCRRCYRLKHLSPTDPVLWLRSVDRSLLLQGWQDQGFITPANVVFVYMLCRDVVSSEVATEHELQAVLLTCLYLSYSYMGNEISYPLKPFLVESSKETFWDRCLSIINLMSAKMLQINSDPHYFTQVFADLKNESQKEEERSRLLIGLDRRVRAIA; the protein is encoded by the exons ATGGGAACCGTGCTGTCTTTGTCACCCAGCTACCGAAAGGCGGCTCTCTTCGAGGATGGGTCGGCCACCGTGGGTCACTACACGGCGGTCCAGAACAGCAAGAATGCCAAAGACAAGAACATGAAGCGCCACTCGCTCATCAACGTGCTCCCCTGGAAGCGGATTGTAGCAGTGTCGGCCAAGAAGAAAGGCTCCAAGAAGGTGCAGCCCAACGGCCCCTACCAGAACAATGTCACCCAACTGAACAATGAGAACCTGAAGAAGTCGCAGTCCTGTGCAAACCTGTCCACCTTCACCCAGGATCAGACCACTCCGGCAGTCACCAAGAACTCCAACAACATAGTATCGTCCGTGAAGAAGGCCCCTCTGACCAATTCCAATGTGGTCCCCGGGACCCCGAAGAGGGTGATCGTCCAGGCCTCCACCAGCGAGCTGCTGCGCTGCCTTGGGGAGTTTCTGTGCCGGCGTTGTTACCGGCTGAAGCACCTGTCCCCCACCGACCCGGTGCTGTGGCTGCGCAGCGTGGACCGCTCCCTGCTGCTCCAGGGCTGGCAGGACCAGGGATTCATCACCCCTGCCAACGTGGTCTTCGTCTACATGCTGTGCCGCGACGTGGTCTCCTCCGAGGTGGCCACGGAGCACGAGCTGCAGGCCGTGCTGCTCACCTGCCTCTACCTGTCGTACTCCTACATGGGCAACGAGATCTCCTACCCGCTCAAGCCCTTCCTGGTGGAGAGCTCCAAGGAAACCTTCTGGGACCGCTGCCTCTCCATCATCAACCTGATGAGCGCCAAGATGCTCCAGATCAACTCTGACCCGCACTACTTCACTCAGGTGTTCGCTGACCTGAAGAACGAGAgccagaaagaggaggagaggagccgcCTGCTCATCGGCCTGGACCG GAGGGTGAGGGCCATCGCCTGA